The stretch of DNA AACACTGTCTAACACAATTTCTTCTAATTTGCTTTAGCAATGCAATATAATGTGTACCATCTTTAGCACAGTGAAAATGGGGGTGCAGAGTTCATGTGGTAGCTGCATGtagtaattgtgttttttaacccTGTTTTGATGTGTTGTAATCACTTGTGGCTATAATCTTATACCATCCTAGTTGTAATGGCACTaattttttctaaatatttttttctgtcttgcCCTCCTTTGGAAGAggattttttattgtttatttgttcttaCACAAATAAGATTTATTGAGCCTAAATGCCAAGGAAAATAATTTGTAATTGGAATAACTTAGTAGACTCTCCTCAGACAGTGACGGATCACATTTACAGTATGTTCGCATTAATGATATCCATCTCTACCTTCTTGCCCACACATCTCGCTCCTCTCCATCCATCACCAACTGTCTCCATTTGTTCTTGTTGTGTTTCCAAGGGGCTGGTTTTGGGGCTACGAGGAGACAAGAGCTCAAAACGTAACCTGTATATCAGCCCAAGGCCATGCCTCCATCATGTCTCCAGTTCTTCAGAAAAATATCACAGTGACGTGAGTCTACAGGGCAACATGCTGATATAAActgcatataatatatatatatatatatatatatatatatatatatatatatatatatatatatatatatatatatatatatatatatatatatatatatatatatatatatatatatatatttggggcgactatgggtcagtggttagcttgcccgtctttcaatcaagaggttggcagttcaatccccgccctagtcgatgtgtccttgagcaagacacataaccctgcattgctccccgtagctgtgtctacggtgtataatgtaaagtgtctttgagtatcttgaaaagcactatataaattaaatggattattattattatacacatacatgcaaaGTGTATAGACATCTGCCAAGCACCAACGTCCAGAAAGAAATTATAATCTTTTTTGTTCTGTGGTTGAATTCAGTTCTATTTAGCTTTTATCCATCTAGCATTATAGcatgagtacatgtacctcattGTATATCAATATATGATTGGTTTCTGGCTTTATTGAGCACTTCTATTTCAGGAAAGCTAATGAAGTTAAATTGAATCTGGAGCTATTAACCATTACTAATGCCACTGCACATTAAACAACAGGTGTAGCTAATTCACTAGCTGAGGTGATAAACTACCAAGATCACAATATACCATAGAATCGATCATGTGTTCAAACCTATCAGTCTCTTGCTGAAACAGCCAAAGTATTAAGCATACGTCCTCAAAAAGCGGAGCCTTCTAcacttttatttgtaaatagCTGAAACGTGGTCTGACTTCATTGTTATCAAAGTGCGTTATTGCTTATAGCTTGAACCTCTCTCAGATCTTGATGCCACTGTCATGGATAAGCTTGTTTTGTGCCACACTATTTTGCAGATCAGTTATGCTTGACCGAGCAGAGACACTTCTCCATGATCACTATGCTGGAAAGGATTACTGGGATGTAAGTCAATTAATGGGCTAGTCTCATACCAGTTTAGTAATGTTGGTGTAGGTATTAGATGCCATTTCTTTGCATATTCTTTCAATAACCTGATGGTGGCAGCCTCTGCAACTGTCTGTTTGATGTAGACCCGTCGCAGCATGGTTTTTTCCAAGCACCTGAGACTTATTGGAGATGACTTCAGAGAAAAGTACCTGAATTCTACAGATGACAGAGACCATACCATTTACAGTGAGGATTGGACTCGCATGAAAGTGAGTCAGTGTATCTGAGTGTGGCATGATTATGTAGATGCAGAATCGAGGCTGTTGAAATGTACAGTAGATTATCCAGTATTCACCATGTAAGTGCGTCAATTAAGACCTGAATCTTACGGATTTGTTAATTGTTAGATTTCTTTGAGCCAATCATGGCACCAAGTCTGATAAGTCAATCACACCCTTTGCTTCTCAATGTTTATCTGTGGGTGCTGTTTGAGTCTGACTTAATTCTGAAATTTGAAGTTTCAGCCTTTTGATGATCACATCTTAAGTAGTAATTACACAGGAGTGTattgtgtctttattttctcctcagGCCAAGCTAGGATCAGCTAAAGGTGGTCCATATCTGGGGGTCCACTTACGCAGGAAAGACTTCATCTGGGGTCACAGAGAGGATGTACCAAGCCTGAAGGGGGCAGTGAAAAAAATACGCAGCTTGATGAAGAAGCATAAACTCGACAATGTGTTTGTTGCGACAGATGCAGATGAGGAAGGTAATGACAAACTGACACATTCAGAGACGGTTTACCATTTATTGTACATTTGGATGATTCAAGGActttattttgattaaaaagGCCAATGTAGTGTATTTTGTGATTAAGTTTTCTGGTCTGAAACCAtttaaaatatcaaaaataattctgtgtattataatgatgattataataataataatactgcaatAAGAAGCTTTTAACTAAGTAGTATAAATAATATCCGTAAGTATAGCATTTACAATTAAGTCATAGTCATGCTTTTACAATCCTGTTTATTCTATGTTATTTTGTAGAATTAAGGGAGCTGAGAGGGCTGCTGCCAGACATGGTGCGGTTTGAGCCGTCCAGAGAGGACCTGGAGCTCTTTAAAGATGGAGGGGTGGCCATCATTGACCAGTGGATATGTGCCCATGCAAGGTAAATTAGTTGTCATGGTTTTTCACACATATTTAAGACATGATGATTAACATaacagtttattattattattattattattattattattattaacatgtttattaatCAGCTGACTATTATCAGAAAATAATTCAACCTTCAGAAATTTCTGAAAAAAGTTAGTCACTCTAGTGGCCATTCACTTAACTCCAGACTCATCTAGTACACTCCTCGGATCAAATATATTTGTCCAGTACTCAGCTGTGTATATagattcataaaaataaaataaattcaataGAAATAGGGCTCAATACAAAGTATTTTTTCTGAAGGTATTGcataatcatttaaatgtgcaGATTTGATAATTTGCATCATTAAGACTTGAGGCACtttattcaaatacattttttgggggattaTTAAGAACTTGCAGCCTTGTCATTTGTATAACTACCCATGGAAAAAATGCTGCTCCGTGACATTCAGTGAAAACGCACTGTGGCATCATGTGTCATTCTCATGCAATTTCCCATCAGGCTGATCACACTTAGCATCATGGGTAACACTCCCCAGAGAAGGAAGTGTAGGGTTGTGAACACAGCCCTCAGGCTGGCTCCTCCCCCAATCAGTGCCAGCATGTTGTCATGGCCTCACCCCTTTTTGGCCCCTGTCCTGACCCTGTGGTTGCTCATGGTGGGTTTCAGACATTAGGTTTGTTCGAGATGAACTGTGCCTCAGTTCACTGCACCTGGTTTGTTGCTtcttttctgcttgttttggctggtatttgtttttttactgttttcattGACCCCTTTTTAATAAACTTTTGTTAATTTTTAACAAAACAGGTCGGTCCAGATATCAGTAACAAAtctgtgtgcctttctaaaccATATCTTAGTTTCCTTAAAGCATTTCCTGGCGTGTAATTTCACAGTTGGCGTTGTTGGCTCCTTTTCACCCCCCCAAAAGGCCTCGCacttgattttgtttttatttgttcaaccatttatttttcagattcTTCATAGGAACATCCGTGTCTACCTTCTCTTTTCGGATCCATGAAGAGAGGGAGATCTTGGGTTTTGACGCCACAGCTACATACAATCGTTTCTGTGGTGACACGGAAAAAGAATGTGAACAGCCCACACACtggaaaatagttttttgaTGTGACCAATCACTTTCCTGACACGCAAGTGCCGAAAGCAGTGTTGAAAGTGACACACATATGTTGTGTATTCCATACAAATGTATGGAATACACAACatatttttaactttttatggtttcagagttgTGCAATCAGGTCTGTAGTGACCACTGTGACTGAACCTTATGCTCAAAAGCCCAAGACTGGGCTGCCAAACATGTATTACTGTATTGTTCAACAAGTAAATAAATTCTTTTTATATAcaacttttgtttttcaaagatAACACCAAATATGAAGGAGCATCCGGAAATCATTACCATAGAATGAAGAcaatacctttttatttaagggtaccctgtggagttttctttttaaaaagtgtttcttACCAAAAGTTCAAGTGTAAGTGTTAGCTCTAATTatcttgtaaaaaaacatttacaaagctTATTTTTGAATTACTTTGAACCCTTCCATATTTTCATTCATGGTATAGCCTTCTttttcactgtctttttttaaacccattAGTTTCTTAATTAGCTTAAGGGTATTGCGCCACTTCACTCTATACAGTGTACTTGCATATGAGCCCTTGTGCCTTTGCACAAGATACAAACAATAACGGGATCACTAAAACACTAATCAGCAATGCCACGAGTGGTAAAAGAAACCTCCACAAATAAGCTTCCAGCTCACAATGTGTTAAAAATAGGTCCATTATGCTTGTACTTCCAACATATGTCAGCTCTTCCcctcatttcatatttttatgaatggttttatttgattagattacaatattaatgttgaaAAAGTAGAAAATATGACATGCATCATAAATAACTATCATGATGAACTTTAATGGTGCTCATTTCTTTCAGCCTCTTATTTTGTATGTGGCATTGACCACAGTACTGTTGTTGCTAATGATACTCCCATTGAAAGGATTTGAGATGCCACGAAGGAGCCACAGTGTCTCGCCGACACTCGCCAGCCATGAAGCTGTTCTGTTATAACACACTGTTCACATTTTGATTAATCTCTGTCTGGCAAGGGTCATTGTCTCAGGACTTGCTTTGTACAGTTGTATAGTTTTGATGTTGAATAAAAGGTTTTGGCAGAagacatatttttgtatttttatatctcTTAACCAGATTAAGTCAACATCTGAGGTTTAGTATGTGGAAACGTCATTGCATATCTTATCAtttgttaaatgtatttactcAGAATTCCTATACCAGCAGCgagaatgtttaaaaaataagagGAAATCGTTGATAAAAGTtgataattaaaatacattttgactaTTTATATCCAGTCATTTAAATATTCCCTTATGTATAATGACCAGTAATGGGAG from Cyclopterus lumpus isolate fCycLum1 chromosome 21, fCycLum1.pri, whole genome shotgun sequence encodes:
- the pofut2 gene encoding GDP-fucose protein O-fucosyltransferase 2 — protein: MAHRAVHVPVVCIASIYSFTALCLSIVVAFAAFEVGHADNAFSASRTAPVAVAAARDLRYLLYDVNPPEGFNLRRDVYIRMASLVKTLRKEGDDWVLVLPPWGRLYHWQSSNVHQIRIPWGEFFSLTSLQANVPVIEYEEFIAENGGPFIDQVLVLQNYAEGWTDGKWEEKVDERPCIDKLMYSKDKQGYSRGWFWGYEETRAQNVTCISAQGHASIMSPVLQKNITVTSVMLDRAETLLHDHYAGKDYWDTRRSMVFSKHLRLIGDDFREKYLNSTDDRDHTIYSEDWTRMKAKLGSAKGGPYLGVHLRRKDFIWGHREDVPSLKGAVKKIRSLMKKHKLDNVFVATDADEEELRELRGLLPDMVRFEPSREDLELFKDGGVAIIDQWICAHARFFIGTSVSTFSFRIHEEREILGFDATATYNRFCGDTEKECEQPTHWKIVF